ATCGAATCTTGAATTCACCCGGGCCCTCCGGTACTCACGTACCCACTACGTACGCTCCGCTCCTCGGACCCTAGCTTCATCCAACCTTCTCGGTGCTGAAAATCGGCCTTTTTGAACTTTATATGTCTATCATACAAAACGCCCAGGCTGTTTTCTTCCTACGGTTTGTTCTATTATTCCTGAATTTTGTCTTCCAGATTTTTGCTGCTCTAGCGGGTCATTCTGACCTCAGAATCACTAGTATAATATGATCACCACAGCACGCTTAGTATGGATTCCAACCCATGATATCAAGCAGTAACCAGACTGCTGTTAACCATACGAAAATGGCTGAGCATTTATTAATCATAACGAGCATTCTTCCTGTTCCATCCAACTGCTTCAATATGCGCCCGGCAACAGTCAAGGCGAGGAACCAGCACCATGATACCAAGATACAAGCAGCAGTGAACCATATCTTGTCAGCCGCTGTATAACGAAGCGCACTCGTTCCAATCACGCCGACAGTGTCAAGAATGGCATGGGGATTTAATAGTGAGACCGAGAGTGCGAAGACGATCTGTTCTTTTATAGACAGTCCGATGCGATTTTGACTGTATCCTGTCCCTGGCTTCGCTCTCCACATGGAATAACCCATATAACTAAGAAATAGAGCCCCACCACACATCATAAGAGTCCGAAGCCATTCGATCTCACCAACCATAACCGATAGACCAAGCACAGCAAGTAGAATAAGTAAGGTATCGCTAACCGCCGCAGTGATCGCCGCTGGCAGTGCTCTGCGGAACTCCGGCTGCTCTGCACCCTGAGTAAATACGAAGATGTTCTGAACGCCAAGCGGCAAAATAAGACCGAAGGCGAGCACCATTCCATGTATGAAAGCCTGCAATATTAATTTCCTCCACCCTTTTTCTATCTATTATAAATATGGTATACATAATAGGAACAACCAATTGGATGGCAAGAGAACCAACCAATCTGAAGAATGGAGTTGCAAGCCTATGGAATGGAAGCCAAACCGACACTCTCATCTGACCATACACCAACAGATCGTAAATTGGATCAAGCAACGCATTCAAAGCGGAGAATGGCCGATCCATACGAAGCTCCCTACACAGAGAAAACTGGCTGAAGCTATGGGAGTTAACCGCAGCACCATCGTTAATGCGATCGAAGAGCTGGTGGCCGACGGGATACTATCTACGAGAGTCGGCGATGGAACCTATGTATCGAACAATAGCTGGAATGTTCTGATCAAGGACATTCATCCGGATTGGGAGAAGCACATCTCCTCCAGCATTTATGAACCGAATTTCCAGACGATCCAGCTTATTAATGAATATGAGCAGCGAGAGAATATCATCCGGTTAGGAACAGGCGAGCTATCCCCAGACCTGTTGCCAACGGCTGTACTACAGCGCTCGTTGCAGAACGTCCCGCTTACCGCCCGGGATATTGGTTACTCTGAACCGAAGGGAAGCAGACAGCTTCGTCATGCTCTCAGCCGATATGCCACCAAAAGAGGGATTCACGCTACACCGGATAGTATCATGATCGTATCGGGTGCGTTGCAGGCTCTACAGTTGATTTCGCTAGGCTTGCTGGAGCCGGGCTCGACCGTGTTTCAGGAAGCCCCTTCTTATTTGAATTCGGTCCGTCCTTTCCAGTCTGCCGGAATGAGAATCGTCTCCCTGGACAAGGAGAATCGGGATAATAGACTGCCGGATCAAATCATATCAATGAAAGGTAAAAAGCAGTCCCTATTCTATACTGTTCCGACATTGCATAATCCAACTGGTTCAATCATGAGCCTGGATGAGCGCCGGGAGCTGCTGCAAATATGCGCTTATCAGCAAATTCCCATCATCGAAGATGATGTGTATCACGGGCTGGCGTTCGGTAAAACTCCGCCTTCACTCAAATCTCTGGATTCTGACGGTCAAGTACTCTATATTGGCAGCATGTCCAAGACATTAAGCCCCGGCCTTCGTATCGGCTGGGTTATCGGCCCAGAGCCGGTCATCGACAGACTGGCGGATATTAAGATGCAAACGGATTACGGGTCAAGCGCATTCTCTCAGCAAATCGCTAGGCATTGGCTTGAATCGGGGCTTTATGAGGAACATATCGACCAGCTTCGGGAACAACTTAAGCGAAGAGCCGATTTCGTCGAGGAAATTTTACAGCTTCGTTATAACAGCATAGCGACTTGGAATAAGCCGGCAGGCGGATTTTACATCTGGCTTCGTCTCCACGAACCGCTCGTGAATAAAGCCCTGTTTCTCAAGCTCCTGAAGCAAAATGTGCTTATCAATCCAGGGTATATATACGACGCCAAAGATTTCTACCATATCCGACTCTCTTACGCATACGCTAGCTTCGAACAGCTGGAGACAGGTCTGAACATTTTATATGAGGCCATTGCGGAAGGAACTTCATAATTCAACGAATCACTATACATTCTTTTGGCAGAGCTCCTTCTTGAATCCAACTCTCAACCATTTGATTAAAGAAGTCTGGCATGGCCATAGGAACACCGTGTCCCATTTCAGGGATGATAACACCGGTGCAATTGGAGTTAGCTTCAACAAGATCTTTTGCAGATTTTTTCATAATCGCTTTTTCTTTTGCACCAACCGTAACTAGGATCTTTCCATGCGCTTCTCTAAAACTCTGAGGTATTCCAAACGACATGTTCTCCTCTAGTACGCTTACCAGAGTGGCAAGCTTCATTTGACAGCTCTCTTCATAGTATTTCTGAAATTGCTCTTCAGTTATATACAATGTCTTAGCTTGCAACCTAGCGAAGCGCTTATTTCTGATTAACGGATATGAACATTTAATCGTAGGTTTAATGAGTTTGCGGCCAAGGGGACTTGGTCTGACCAGAGCGCTATTTATGATAGCAGCATCGACCAAATCCGGTTTCAAGCTTAATATTTGAATAATAACTTGAGCACCTAGAGAAAACCCAATCAGGATAACCTTACGTCCCGCGGGCTTTCCCGCTACTTTTTCCTCGATAAGCTCAATGAATCTTTCCGCACTGTCACGCATAGAGAATAGAATGTCACCATGGCTCGCCCCATGTCCGGGCAAATCTGGAACGATACAATGGTAGTGGGAGAAGTATGGGATCTGGTTATCCCACATCCAGCCACTCACTCCTCCACCATGCAAAAAAAGCAGCAGGGAAGCATTCTGATCACCAAATTCTTTATAATGCATCTTCAGACGCCTCCCCTACTTAATTTGGATTTTGAAGCGCTATTAAGTCCGGCCTATGCTAATGTCTATTAAAGTGAGAAGCAGCGTGCCCTAATATCGTTCGCCAGCTGTTCAGGAGCCTCGCTCTCCAATACGATTTTATCGAATTCAGCACCTTCGAGGTTGAGAATAACGACTTTATGAGCATCGTGATAGGATAGGAAGTATTTCTCCCCATGGATAACAAAACTTCCGGCCTTATAACTCATTGTCGTAATCCCTGCTCTTTTTACCGCAGTCCAAGGGAACTCGAAACTACCCGGTTGTACATCCACGATCGAAGTATAAGGGATCTTAATCTCTTTTTTCAAAATGGCTGCCACTTCTAAGCCTGAAATGTTTACGATTAATTCACGATCACCTAAGACAACTTGCATACTCATCATTATCTCCTCCTCTTTACTGTTGCTCAGATTTTTGCGGAATGAACATGCCGGCAAAGAGACGTGTCTTCCGTTCAGGCGAAGGCTTGTTATCCAGTACTTTCTCGAGGCTTTGGTTAATGGATTGAACCAACTCTATAAATTCTTCGTCGCTCACATGAATCGGTGTAGACCAGTATCCGAACCCTTCTTCTTTGTACTTCTCGGGTGGCGTATTCGCCAGATATGTGGTTGCCAACTGCAGCAAATTACCATGAAATACGGAAAAATAACGGATGTGATCTTCAATTGGAGTCGATTCAATTTCAGCTTCAGGAATCTTCAGGTTGTCTTCTCTTACAGAAAACAATCGCTCCTCCGTCCCTTTAACTTTTTGCGTGTCAGCAACCTCGATGAACTCCGCCTTGAGTAGAAGATTAACATGCCGGTATAAGGTGGCCTGAGGAACATCGCCAAGCACGTCGGTCAGTTGGGCAATCGTTAACGGTTTACCTAGCAGCAATTGTTGTACAATGCGCATACGCACGGGATGAAGTAGGAAATCGGCCTTTTTAGTCATTAAAATGCCCCTCATCAATCATTATCATTTTATATAATGATAATGACATTATTTTCCGCAATCGTAAATAGATCGGTTTTAGTTCATCAGCAGTTTATGTAATAATGGTCATAACCTATGTACATTGGGGTGAGAGAAATGGTCAGACGGAGATAGATAGCCTCCTGAAATGGATCTGTTTATGGTTTTAGGAGGCTATCTTAATTTATAGGAGATGTATGTATATGAGACAAAATAAATACGATGACGTAAATTTCTTTTCTACCTATGGGAAAATGCTCCGCTCTGTAAAAGGACTTGAAGGGGCGGGTGAATGGCATATATTTAAAGAAATGTTGCCTGAACTGCAAAATAAAACGGTTCTTGACTTAGGTTGCGGTTTCGGCTGGCATTGCCGTTATGCCCGTGAACAACAAGCAAGCTCTGTAATCGGAGTAGATATATCTGCGAAAATGCTGCAAAAAGCCCGTGAAATGACGGATGACTCTGCGATTTCTTATATGAATATGCCCATCGAAGATATCAACTTCTCCGCTTCGCAATTTGATGTTGTCATTAGCTCTTTGGCTTTTCACTACATTCAGTCCTTTGAAGCGCTCTGCAGCAAAGTTTATGCTTGTCTCAAACCGGGAGGTTCTTTTGTGTTTTCTGTGGAACATCCCATCTTCACTTCTCAGGATGAGCAGGATTGGTATTACGATGACCAGGGAAATCTTCTTCATTGGCCGGTGGATCGCTACCAATTCGAGGGTCAGCGGAATACCACATTTCTTAATGAAAATGTTATCAAATATCATCGAACGATTTCGACCTATATGAATGACTTGATTCATGCCGGATTTACATTACGGGAGGTCCAGGAGCCTGTTCCTTCTGAAGAAATGTTAAGGAGTATTCCCGATATGAAGGATGAACTCCGGAGGCCGATGTTCCTTATTATTTCGGCTGATAAATAAGCCGCGTTACGCACAAAGGGAAGCCCGAATCAGGGCTTCCCTTTTTAATTTTAGATCTCGTTTCTAACGAAACAGGGTATCGCTATTTGCTCCAAAAAGGACTGCTATGAATTTTAACGAAACTGGGGATCGTTATTTCGCCACTTTCATGGCTTTTTGATCGAATTGATCACAAATAGCGTTATGGTGTTTCGTTAGGTTTTATATATCGCTGTTTTTGCGGAAATAACGATATGGAGTTTCGTTAGCGCTCAGATCTAAGTGATCACTACAGCTTGCTGCCTACACTACTCAAGAAAAACTTCAACGTGTCCTCTCTTTGCGGCAAGAGGGCTTTCACCTTCTGCTCAGAATGCGCCAGCAAATCAGAGAGCTGCAGCTCCAGCAATGGAAGCACTAGCTCTATACCTATTTTGCTGGTAATATCGTCTATGCTCTCCTGACCTGGGAACAATTCAGTATCATGGTATTTGACTAGCATACCAACCTCCCGCCGAATCGTATCGTCGAAACCTAGGCGCTGCAGGATGAAATCTCCCAGAATAACGCTGATCTCTTCATGCCCCTTGAAGCTGTCCACTCCATCCCGTGTAACCTTGGTATATGGCTTGCCAATATCATGGAACAATGCCGCTAGCTTCAGAGCAAGATCCTTCCTCACCCCATCTACAACCTCGTAAGTATGAAGAAGTACGGGCAGACGATGCGCCGGCATATGCTGCTCACAATCTTTGCAGACGATGAGTTCTGGAATGATCGACAGCAATTCCTCCTCCGCCGAGGCGATGTTCTCATTCGTCAGCAGAATGGTCTCTAACCGTTCTCTTAAGCTATTTTCCAATCTCTCCAACCCCTTTTTCATGCTATAAAAAATCTATAGTTGTCTATTGTTTTCTTTGTACAATGTCCTGCTTCGTCTCATTCACGATCAACTGAAAAACATCTGGACGGCTATAATGCCCAACCGGATCAAAATCAAACCGGCTCCGTACGATCTCGGAGAGATCCAGTGTCGCCACGATAATGCCCTCCTGGTTATAAAGCGGCTCCGCAATGTATTCCCCTAATGGCCCCACAATCGCGCTTCCCCCTTTACTGAGCACCTCGGGATCCTGCTCGATATCTGGATAATAGGCCAGGTCCGCGGGATAGGACTCCTTGGTTGCAAACTGATTGCAGGAGAGGACAAAACAGCGGCCTTCGCAGGCAATATGGCGAATCGTCGACTGCCATGAATCCCGTGCATCCGCCGTCGGGGCTACATAGATATCAATCCCCTGCGCGTACATCGCTGTCCGGGCCAACGGCATATAATTCTCCCAGCAGATTAGCCCTCCTACTCTGCCAAAGGGAGTGTCGATCACGGTCAACGTGCTGCCGTCACCTTGCCCCCATAATAGCCGCTCGGAACCGGTTGGAACCAGCTTGCGGTGCTTGCCCAGCAGTTCCCCGTCAGGCCCGATATAGATCATCGTATTGAATAAAGTGCCTGTACTGAACTCCTGATCGCGCTCCACAACACCGATGACAAGATGAACCCCCAATTCCTTAGCCAAATCGCCGATCTGCTTCGTCTCATCACCTGGAACATCGATGGCGCTAGACCAATAACGTTCCCAATCCTTTCGCCCATCGGGTGTACGGCTTCCAACACGTGCTCCGAAGCTCAGACCGCGCGGGTATCCCGGCAGGAACACTTCAGGGAAGACGATGAGCTCCGCTCCCTGTTCAGCTGCTTCCTTCGTCATCGTAGATATCTTGTCCATGGCCGACTGCTTATCGAACAAGATCGGTGCGGCTTGAATAACTGCTACTTTCACATGCCGATTTCTCACTTTATCATCCCTCTCTATGATCCATTCCGACAATACATGGACGTATCTTATCGAACCCTGAACCTTATCATAAAAGAGAGTGGACTAAAATAAACCATCCAATGGAGCATAAATTGTAACCATCCACTTTTATGTTTGTGCAGCCATCCATTCCTTTATAAATTGAATGTACTTATTTATTTGGCCTATTTGATCAAAATGTTATAGTTATACTAATCTATTCTCTATTAAGGATAAAACTGTTTACCAGAAGGAGATTACTTATGGCAACCATTGAAGACTTTTTAAAACTTGATATCCGAATCGGTACAATTGTGGAAGCAGAGCACTTCCCGGAAGCGCGTCAACCAGCCATTAAAATGAAAATTGATTTTGGAGAGTTTGGCATCAAAAGTTCAAGCGCCCAGATTACGAGGAGATATGCACCTGAATCAATCATAGGTCGCCAAATCGTAGCTGTCATCAACTTCCCTCCAAGGAGGATTGCCGGATATAAATCGGAAGTACTTGTTATAGGCGGTGTTCCGGAGAGTGGCGATGTGATTCTGCTCAAACCTGATCACAATGTTCCAAATGGAACACCTGTTTCATAAGAATAATTTCATCCCTTATTGCGATCCTTTTTATGGCATTCGCATGATATACCAACCAATTTATCACTTCAGAACCCATCCATGTTCAAAGAATCGCAAAACAATTGTCAAGGTTGTGATAAAAACAGACCCTGCAATTCCAAAGATCAGTGGTATGATAAAAGTCACAATAAGCCAAGATTCAAACTGAAGGTGATAACGCATGTGGAAACCAGACCGTCAGAGCAAAAAACCGCTCTATGAACAAATTGCCGATCATCTGGAGA
The window above is part of the Paenibacillus lutimineralis genome. Proteins encoded here:
- the csaA gene encoding chaperone CsaA, with product MATIEDFLKLDIRIGTIVEAEHFPEARQPAIKMKIDFGEFGIKSSSAQITRRYAPESIIGRQIVAVINFPPRRIAGYKSEVLVIGGVPESGDVILLKPDHNVPNGTPVS
- a CDS encoding PLP-dependent aminotransferase family protein, with translation MEWKPNRHSHLTIHQQIVNWIKQRIQSGEWPIHTKLPTQRKLAEAMGVNRSTIVNAIEELVADGILSTRVGDGTYVSNNSWNVLIKDIHPDWEKHISSSIYEPNFQTIQLINEYEQRENIIRLGTGELSPDLLPTAVLQRSLQNVPLTARDIGYSEPKGSRQLRHALSRYATKRGIHATPDSIMIVSGALQALQLISLGLLEPGSTVFQEAPSYLNSVRPFQSAGMRIVSLDKENRDNRLPDQIISMKGKKQSLFYTVPTLHNPTGSIMSLDERRELLQICAYQQIPIIEDDVYHGLAFGKTPPSLKSLDSDGQVLYIGSMSKTLSPGLRIGWVIGPEPVIDRLADIKMQTDYGSSAFSQQIARHWLESGLYEEHIDQLREQLKRRADFVEEILQLRYNSIATWNKPAGGFYIWLRLHEPLVNKALFLKLLKQNVLINPGYIYDAKDFYHIRLSYAYASFEQLETGLNILYEAIAEGTS
- a CDS encoding helix-turn-helix domain-containing protein, producing the protein MTKKADFLLHPVRMRIVQQLLLGKPLTIAQLTDVLGDVPQATLYRHVNLLLKAEFIEVADTQKVKGTEERLFSVREDNLKIPEAEIESTPIEDHIRYFSVFHGNLLQLATTYLANTPPEKYKEEGFGYWSTPIHVSDEEFIELVQSINQSLEKVLDNKPSPERKTRLFAGMFIPQKSEQQ
- a CDS encoding alpha/beta fold hydrolase; protein product: MKMHYKEFGDQNASLLLFLHGGGVSGWMWDNQIPYFSHYHCIVPDLPGHGASHGDILFSMRDSAERFIELIEEKVAGKPAGRKVILIGFSLGAQVIIQILSLKPDLVDAAIINSALVRPSPLGRKLIKPTIKCSYPLIRNKRFARLQAKTLYITEEQFQKYYEESCQMKLATLVSVLEENMSFGIPQSFREAHGKILVTVGAKEKAIMKKSAKDLVEANSNCTGVIIPEMGHGVPMAMPDFFNQMVESWIQEGALPKECIVIR
- a CDS encoding class I SAM-dependent methyltransferase; this translates as MRQNKYDDVNFFSTYGKMLRSVKGLEGAGEWHIFKEMLPELQNKTVLDLGCGFGWHCRYAREQQASSVIGVDISAKMLQKAREMTDDSAISYMNMPIEDINFSASQFDVVISSLAFHYIQSFEALCSKVYACLKPGGSFVFSVEHPIFTSQDEQDWYYDDQGNLLHWPVDRYQFEGQRNTTFLNENVIKYHRTISTYMNDLIHAGFTLREVQEPVPSEEMLRSIPDMKDELRRPMFLIISADK
- a CDS encoding carbon-nitrogen hydrolase family protein, producing the protein MDKISTMTKEAAEQGAELIVFPEVFLPGYPRGLSFGARVGSRTPDGRKDWERYWSSAIDVPGDETKQIGDLAKELGVHLVIGVVERDQEFSTGTLFNTMIYIGPDGELLGKHRKLVPTGSERLLWGQGDGSTLTVIDTPFGRVGGLICWENYMPLARTAMYAQGIDIYVAPTADARDSWQSTIRHIACEGRCFVLSCNQFATKESYPADLAYYPDIEQDPEVLSKGGSAIVGPLGEYIAEPLYNQEGIIVATLDLSEIVRSRFDFDPVGHYSRPDVFQLIVNETKQDIVQRKQ
- a CDS encoding LysE/ArgO family amino acid transporter yields the protein MQAFIHGMVLAFGLILPLGVQNIFVFTQGAEQPEFRRALPAAITAAVSDTLLILLAVLGLSVMVGEIEWLRTLMMCGGALFLSYMGYSMWRAKPGTGYSQNRIGLSIKEQIVFALSVSLLNPHAILDTVGVIGTSALRYTAADKIWFTAACILVSWCWFLALTVAGRILKQLDGTGRMLVMINKCSAIFVWLTAVWLLLDIMGWNPY
- a CDS encoding PH domain-containing protein, yielding MSMQVVLGDRELIVNISGLEVAAILKKEIKIPYTSIVDVQPGSFEFPWTAVKRAGITTMSYKAGSFVIHGEKYFLSYHDAHKVVILNLEGAEFDKIVLESEAPEQLANDIRARCFSL
- a CDS encoding HDIG domain-containing metalloprotein, which encodes MENSLRERLETILLTNENIASAEEELLSIIPELIVCKDCEQHMPAHRLPVLLHTYEVVDGVRKDLALKLAALFHDIGKPYTKVTRDGVDSFKGHEEISVILGDFILQRLGFDDTIRREVGMLVKYHDTELFPGQESIDDITSKIGIELVLPLLELQLSDLLAHSEQKVKALLPQREDTLKFFLSSVGSKL